The following coding sequences are from one Plectropomus leopardus isolate mb chromosome 10, YSFRI_Pleo_2.0, whole genome shotgun sequence window:
- the zmp:0000000936 gene encoding interleukin-1 receptor type 1, which produces MGQRSTLGSLLFCLGLYGICTGFQQENCTNYNLQFERVFSVPGDVAMLNSTLVSPYVFNFTSIPYDISWYDSKTGREIREQTGRVLVRGTTLWFLNITLEDDGEYVSIVRTPYWCYRQATKLVVELPVAGECGRPRKARQILTMGVNDILSCPLRDYIGKLDSYNITSSIKWYKDCEPIVDGVGTYTYMDPTTLKIIGVDPKHNSSYTCTLSFTLGGITRSVSETISAWVSDRYTLIPEVHEPANETIKVAIGSNFSKPCRVFVPCVGDPFVDIAWVIRNKFILDTDPSHRIYTTKERLWHQDEPKKGLWLEQVLVISELWEEDLHTNYTCRAYSARGLPVGYFTLLPEDPNYLLLIGSVLGTATVLFITSVIICYLFKVEIVLCIREAFPYLYTNKDLDGKLYDAYVAYPQSCAIGFSEDVETFALQTLPEVLEKACGYKLFIAGRDCLPGEAIVDSVEENIQASRRLLLLYNASTFTSKRHTSSTSSNNNNTITKSSDSSENSKSQKNESFDDSVEVYPDTRQQLELLAGMHKVLLEKSLKVILVEMEEISPAQLALFPESVRHLRKKLGAACWWKSLRTERRWRTCTRRSEDEEKGGQDTQLSPSLSPSSKFWKEIRYRMPVKGKRAMYPEKISLLNS; this is translated from the exons aTGGGCCAGCGTTCGACACTGGGAAGCCTGCTGTTTTGCCTCGGGCTGTATGGGATCTGTACAGGATTTCAACAGG AGAACTGTACCAACTATAATCTCCAGTTTGAGAGGGTTTTCTCTGTTCCCGGGGACGTGGCTATGCTGAATAGCACCTTAGTGTCGCCGTATGTCTTCAACTTCACATCTATCCCTTACGACATCAGCTGGTACGACTCAAAGACGGGCCGAGAAATAAGGGAGCAGACCGGTCGAGTCCTGGTGCGCGGGACGACTCTGTGGTTTCTTAACATAACGCTGGAAGACGATGGCGAATATGTGAGCATAGTGAG AACCCCCTATTGGTGCTACAGGCAGGCCACCAAGCTGGTAGTGGAGCTGCCCGTTGCTGGAGAGTGTGGACGGCCCAGAAAAGCTCGTCAAATACTCACGATGGGAGTAAATGACATCCTGAGCTGCCCTCTGAGGGACTACATCGGTAAACTGGACAGCTACAACATCACGTCCTCCATCAAGTGGTACAAA GATTGTGAGCCCATAGTGGACGGAGTAGGCACGTATACCTACATGGATCCAACCACACTGAAGATCATCGGAGTGGACCCTAAACACAACTCCTCCTACACCTGTACCCTGAGCTTCACTCTCGGCGGCATAACAAGATCTGTGTCCGAGACCATTTCTGCATGGGTGTCAG ATAGGTACACTTTGATTCCAGAAGTGCACGAACCAGCCAATGAAACAATCAAGGTAGCAATAG GATCCAATTTCAGCAAGCCATGCCGGGTGTTTGTGCCGTGTGTCGGGGATCCCTTTGTCGACATCGCTTGGGTGATCAGAAACAAGTTCATCCTCGATACCGACCCCTCTCACCGTATCTACACGACAAAAGAGCG TTTGTGGCACCAGGATGAACCTAAAAAAGGTTTATGGTTGGAGCAGGTCCTCGTGATTTCTGAGCTGTGGGAGGAGGATCTCCACACAAACTACACATGTCGAGCGTACAGCGCCAGGGGCTTGCCAGTGGGCTACTTTACTCTCCTACCAGAGg ATCCCAACTACTTGCTCCTCATTGGATCAGTGCTTGGTACTGCGACAGTTCTCTTCATCACCAGCGTCATCATCTGCTACCTTTTTAAGGTGGAAATCGTGCTGTGCATCAGGGAAGCATTTCCATACCTCTATACAAACAAAG atTTGGATGGGAAGTTGTATGACGCATATGTGGCATACCCACAGTCCTGTGCCATCGGATTTAGTGAAGACGTGGAGACGTTTGCCCTTCAGACTCTACCTGAGGTGCTGGAAAAGGCCTGCGGTTACAAACTCTTCATAGCAGGCCGTGACTGCCTGCCGGGGGAAG CCATagtggactctgtggaagagaaCATTCAAGCCAGTCGCCGCCTCCTCCTGCTCTACAACGCCTCGACCTTCACCAGCAAAAGACACACAAGCAGCACCAGTagcaataataacaacaccatCACTAAGAGCAGTGACAGCAGCGAAAACAGTAAAAGCCAGAAAAACGAGAGTTTTGACGACAGTGTAGAAGTCTATCCAGACACAAGGCAGCAGCTGGAGTTGTTGGCGGGGATGCACAAAGTGCTGCTGGAGAAATCTCTCAAG GTGATTCTGGTTGAGATGGAAGAGATCAGCCCCGCTCAGCTGGCTCTCTTCCCAGAGTCAGTGCGTCACCTGAGGAAGAAGCTGGGCGCCGCGTGTTGGTGGAAGAGCCTGAGGACGGAGCGAAGGTGGAGGACATGCACGAGGAGGAGCGAGGACGAGGAGAAAGGTGGACAGGACACACAGCTGTCAccatctctctccccctcctccaagTTTTGGAAGGAGATTAGATATCGTATGCCGGTGAAGGGCAAGAGGGCGATGTACCCCGAGAAGATTTCCCTGCTAAATTCATGA